The following proteins come from a genomic window of Anopheles ziemanni chromosome 3, idAnoZiCoDA_A2_x.2, whole genome shotgun sequence:
- the LOC131289505 gene encoding lysyl oxidase homolog 2B — MVSVPSVSSAARVAVLLVIVVLAWVRQVDGSIDSNRTSALEEARLQRENLVRKYLKRLKKEDGAIKLIGGRGDFEGNVEIFHAGKWGAVCDDEWDQAEAEVVCRQLGFPGHIKPTHTGHFGRAKRKFWMDNLYCGGKERELAECHFDGWGTNDCEAGEAAGVICKRHEDDEPVTTEKPVPVEMKVPKERLGEQRRLELRLVGGRIADEGRVEVRMVDGEGAGRWGSVCGDGWGLLEGNVVCRQLGLGYANNAVQTDFFSEPEVAELPELLLSGTECYGNESSLADCLHDPIGWRSVRCSERRGHVAAVTCVSQMADLVFDHVEMEQSLHLEDRLMYLLQCAMEENCVASQAYEIQRENPNWHLESRRLLKFTARVVNTGNADFRPHIPKHLWEWHLCHMHYHSMEVFATFDVIDAGGRRVAEGHKASFCLEDNQCLPGVEPRYACANYGDQGISVNCSDIYRHNIDCQWVDISELDFGEYTMKVAINPEFKVPEMRFDNNAATCRLLYTQTYARVFDCKLERP; from the exons ATGGTGTCGGTTCCGTCGGTTTCTTCCGCTGCGAGGGTCGCTGTGCTGCTGGTCATCGTGGTGCTGGCGTGGGTCAGGCAGGTAGATGGCAGTATCGACTCCAATCGAACGTCGGCACTGGAGGAGGCGCGGCTGCAGCGGGAAAATCTCGTCCGAAAGTACCTGAAGCGgctgaagaaggaagatggCGCAATCAAGCTGATCGGTGGTCGAGGTGATTTTGAGG GAAACGTGGAGATCTTCCACGCGGGCAAATGGGGCGCCGTGTGCGACGACGAGTGGGACCAGGCGGAGGCGGAGGTCGTCTGCCGGCAGCTGGGATTCCCGGGCCACATCAAGCCGACGCACACGGGGCACTTTGGCCGGGCGAAGCGTAAGTTCTGGATGGACAATCTGTACTGCGGCGGAAAGGAACGGGAGCTGGCCGAGTGTCACTTTGACGGTTGGGGCACGAACGATTGCGAGGCGGGTGAGGCGGCCGGCGTTATCTGCAAGCGGCACGAGGACGACGAACCGGTGACGACTGAGAAACCCGTTCCGGTGGAGATGAAGGTTCCGAAGGAGCGGTTGGGTGAGCAGCGCCGGTTGGAGCTGCGGCTTGTGGGAGGACGTATCGCGGACGAGGGTCGTGTGGAGGTACGGATGGTGGATGGGGAAGGGGCGGGACGCTGGGGCAGTGTGTGCGGCGACGGGTGGGGTTTGCTGGAGGGAAACGTGGTCTGCCGTCAGCTCGGCCTGGGGTACGCGAACAACGCCGTCCAGACGGATTTCTTCTCGGAACCGGAAGTGGCGGAGCTGCCGGAGCTGCTGCTGAGTGGAACCGAGTGTTACGGCAATGAGTCATCGCTGGCCGATTGCTTGCACGATCCGATCGGGTGGCGCAGTGTGCGGTGCAGCGAGAGGCGCGGCCACGTGGCGGCTGTCACGTGCGTGTCACAAATGGCCGACCTGGTGTTTGACCACGTGGAGATGGAGCAATCGCTGCACCTGGAGGACCGCCTGATGTACCTGCTGCAGTGCGCCATGGAGGAGAACTGCGTGGCGTCGCAAGCGTACGAGATTCAGCGCGAAAACCCCAACTGGCACCTGGAGTCGCGCCGGCTGCTCAAGTTCACGGCGCGCGTCGTCAACACGGGCAACGCGGACTTCCGGCCGCACATTCCCAAGCACCTGTGGGAGTGGCACCTGTGCCATATGCACTACCACAGCATGGAGGTGTTCGCCACGTTCGACGTGATCGATGCGGGCGGCCGGCGGGTGGCCGAGGGGCATAAGGCTTCCTTCTGCCTCGAGGACAACCAGTGTCTGCCGGGCGTGGAGCCGAGGTACGCGTGCGCCAACTACGGCGACCAGGGCATCTCGGTCAACTGCTCCGACATCTACCGGCACAACATCGACTGCCAGTGGGTGGACATCAGCGA